The Clavelina lepadiformis chromosome 1, kaClaLepa1.1, whole genome shotgun sequence genome segment AAGTTAATTTTAGCTTTTCGCATTGTTTTGGTCATCTGCCTTCCTTATAACTCACCTCCAGAGTGACGTTGGTTCCGTATATGGCAACTTGATCAGGTGAGGGATCACATCCAACCAAATCCGTTTGTTGACTTCTATCGACCATTTCTTGCTCCGAGATGTCGCTTGTATTGAACGTCTTTGTATGCGATGATTTGATTGACGTAAGCTGTTCATCAGAGTCGGTCTGATGCATattaaaaggtttaaaataGACACAAATTATAAGATTcataaatctttaaaaataCCAGTTTACGTCGTCTGGCCACTTACATAaaaggttttgaaaaaaatcaataattaCCACAAATGGCAAACAGTTTTGCCCTGAGTTCTAATGATTCGTTATTGGGTTAACGAGTGATTTTTTGGTCGCGTTAAACAGAAACAGGTACCCAGTCTGcagctttaaaaataatatttgcaCAATAAACTGCGTGGTCAAGGATTTAGGAGTATTGATGTACAGTGTGTATATAATCGCAAAAATGGAAGCTTTTTCCTACCGCAAAAGGTGTCATTTAATTTGAcatcttttaaataaaataaaccacAAAGAGCCGTAGGCACACAAACGTAGTCAAATGCAAACAAACCTCTATCGCCGGAACCTGGACAATTGGTTTCGTGATTATACCGATACCGTGTGTGCCGCTGTTTTGCCTATCTGGTGGTACAGTTTGCGATAATGCTCGTGATTCCGTGTCTTCTATTCCGTTTCCACATTCCTGTTACAGTATTTGTTACTTATATTAATTATCAGTTCCACGTAAATCAAGTTATTCGTTCTTTGTTCACAAAATTCGTAGCTGTTGTCTTTACCTCTAGTTGCGTTAAACCATTTTGACTTTTCGAAAAAACCGCCTTTGGTAGATCTACTGAATACTCATCTGGTAGCGGTGTATCTAAAATATTAGTCAAAGCTACCAAAGTGAAGTTAGCCACCAGTTAGCTACTTTGGTTTTATTCAGTTACTTATTCGTAGATGAAATTGTTGATCATAATGAATACGTAAGTAGTCGGGAATCCGATAAAGGTAACCAATATTACGGCGTTGTCAACACTATAGATCAGTACAGAGCACGAACCACGTATTCAACAATTAACACTTTCATATAGTCTTTGCTATACTTATGCGCTTTTGAGGAATTGGCCCGGGTCTTATGGGTGGAAATACGGCTGTGTCAGTAATTTTGTCCAATCCATCTCCTTCCgaagaaaatatttccaaaccgtTATATTCGTTTATACTTGGGAGGGCGCTGGTTGCTGATTCCACCACCTACAAATGAGAAAAGTATAAAGATTGTATTAGGGCTAGTGGCTATAGCGTGTTAAGGTCCATCAAGTAATCGTATACCATTTACCTTCAGTTTTTGTTGCGATGGTGTATTTCTCTGTTTCCCATTCGCTGCATATTCCCACCAAGTATACATTGCAATTATTCTCTGTTCCAAAAAATTCACACTGCTGCTACCTTCAACAACAGCTCCGCGTTGCATGAGAAGGCCTCTTTCCGTGCCAGCGCGTGCTCTACAGTATAACACCATCACAGATATACCAAAAACGTCGGGATATAGCTTGGTTAGGGGTTGAAGTGTCAATTATGTTACTGAGTAATTTCTTACTTTGCGTCGTACAACAAGCAATCGATTTCCCTAGATGAAATTCCGATATAATGTAGCAACGTCTTTAACTCTCGTCTTCTGAGATGCATAGAAACATCTGAAAGAAATTCTTCGACATCCATGGCATCTAAACATACGACGTAGCCTAATTGACACTTTGAAACGATCCTCTTTGTCCTGAGGACAATATAAAGTCGGTACTAATGGCTTATCAAAGAAAATATCAGATGTTTTGAAGAAAGAAGTAGgcattaataaattttaaaaatggtttTCTATGCTTTTTGCTTGTTACTCTTGCGTTCTatcaaaaagaaagaaaatatgcAAGTTGGAATATGTGCAAACTGTGTACAATAAAAATTGGAAGAATGGAATAGCTATATCTTTCtacaataataaattaatcGTGTAAATATAATCAGATCTGTTATAGAAAAGTGGGAAACTTACCATTCATGAAAACATATGCTGGATCCATACTTGCTATGTTTTCGGTAGCAAACGGTTTTGGCCCGCTTTTAACTTGCATAAAAGTCTTTTTGCTTTAGACGTTAAGGTATATCTTTTCTGCAGACACTAATCTAAACTTAGTTTTCTTTCAGGAGCCTTTCGGTTACCTTAAATCGACCGTATATAGTTTTGCCAAACCACTGGAcgatatgttttcaaaattgtatcAAAGCGGTATATAATTTCCTCTCACTGAAATGTGAAACGTTTAAATGCCTCTGAACAGGCATCATCGATTGTTGAGTTAGGCTGTGAGCATAGATGCGGTTACCTGAATTTTATTGTGTAACTTTCAGTGACTTCTAAACGAATTGCCCGTCGAATACTGAAAGGTCGTGTTTTAAATGGTGTCTGTGTATTGCAGGGAGTGTGTTTTCTTGGCCACCTTGGTGCGCGTGTCCAAGAACGAAACAATAGATCAAGTGTTTTCATAACATCCAAGTTATATTGATACAACGGCCACATTATTGAATTACGCACATTTTTAAATGGCCACACGGTATATGGTTTAAGGCGTTTGAAAAGgtattactttttatttggGAACTGTCTTATTATGTATAGGTATGAGTTTAATTATCTCCCAAATATACTTTTTCAACCAATATGTCTTTAATCAAGAAGACTACAAGAAACACGGACAATAATTATCTTTCTTATTGACCTATTTTAAACCGCAGTTGTACTATTTTATATAAGGTATCTGCCCCTTTTGTGTATCTGTTAACCACAAGCTTAGGCAAAGTGTGTAGTTTAATTCCTAATCAAATAATCgttattatttgactgttgATTATTATAGCCAAAGGTATAATTATAAGGTTTTAGCGATAAAGAATAGTTTATTTTATACCACTATAttgatttgaaaaattatCTTATCTTTGGTAATATAGTTCTTCCGGCTTTCTTCGGTCCTCTTACTTCCCTACGGTTGATGCTTTGCGGGAGTCAGTATTTGACAAGCAAACATAAATTAGAACCTCGTCAAACCGTGTCTTGTGTAGTGTGTAAACACCAATTGTAACTACGTGCGACCATGGACTCATTACTTTTATTGCCCCAGCTCGAAAAACAGACGCTACGAGTGTTTTCTTTCATATCGACGGGAATTCTAATGTATGTTATCGCCTTCAACTGACAACGattgaaaaaaaagaagaaactACGCATTGTTAATAACCTAGATACTCAATTATAGTGCAAAGCTTGTTGACATTGTTTCTTTAGAAGAGAttcttagaaataattttgatcaAAAACACTCACGTTTTTGCGCTTTTCTAGAATTACGAAATACATTCTCTTCACAAGAAATGACGCAATTAAGGTCAAACTTCCGTTCTCCAGGTTATCTTTCCTCTTACAATCTTTATCGTTTACGATgaaaaacaatcctttatttaTGTATAAGGACCTTCTCCAAAGATGACCATAATCTAAAAAGTTGATATGAAATCCACATATATTTCAGtccataattttgaaataggcaatatcaatatcaatatCCAGGACGTGTAGTCtattatatacaatatatttttatgtagtCATATGTATTATAATCTTCGTGTGGTCAGAGGTGTCGCTTTGTTGTAAGTTAGATATGTCACTTCTCAGTACTCGCAATATCCAACAAGGACTATATGTAAAGTATAAAGTGATTTATTTGTAGTTAATAAAAGATACATATGCTGTACATATAAAacgttacaaaaaatataactttttcaCATACGTGTAAGGCCCAATGGATATTGTATACTTGCACTGCATATCGAACATCAATCGCtaacaataaaacacaaaacaaaaaactaataagtaaacttAAAgggtttgtaagtttttttggttagttgttattatttttagtAATGCCGGATATTACCCgacttttgaaacatttcatatttCAGTGACACTTCAACGGTTATTGGCGCGTTTCTTACTCGCTTCGAACGCAACATTTCATGGTGGTTATACGAGGTAAATCCGTTTTTTTATTTCCTACATCATCCAAAAAACGACAAGTTTTTGGTGTCGTGAATGACGTAACATTGACGTTAtagttaaaatgaaataacacTGAAAATACATACGTCACAAATAGTCTATGCGGTTTTAAAGCATCATCTGGCAGATAAGGATGATGGGTTTATATTTCCGTAACTTACACAagttttaacatttatataGACAGGTTACGTTTAAAAGGCGGAGTCAAACACCGCAGGGGTACAGGCAACACAATGTACATCCTGCATAGGCGACAATCAATATAACGTGTTTACGTAAAAACCTAAATCACTAGTTTTGATACGTACGGGTTATGCTATACTACAATAGATAATAATTGGATTTATATCTCAAATAGGAATAGTAATTTTTCCAACACCAAGAAATCCATTGCACTTTTTGTAACTCtacagaaaaaaaagaaatacgaATATACGGCAATGTATTGCACCGTCCTTGGTTTGGATAAGCAACATACTCGATGTAATATCACAGTCACAACAATATCGGCAaattcaaatataaaaatttccaGCTCGTGTACTCAATATCTACATATGTTTTTGAGTTTTCATCACGAAAGCTATTATAAACACTATAATACAGTGTTTCAAATGGGCACAGGGGCGAAATTCCTAAAGCGATCAGTTGCATCTTCTGTAAGTGTTATTGTCAAACCCATAGCTTATATATGTTTTCCATGTCTTTATATGCACTATATCACATCACAGCGTGACCTGATAAAAAGCGTTTGcgtgtaggcctatagcaaGGACTTTTCTGTAAAAATCACGTTCTCCTGAAATTGTAGATCAAAATGTAAACCAACAAGTCTGTTACGAAAAGGTTTAGTGCCGAGTATTTCTCTTTAGCCGGTGTTTAGTTTGGGTGAAATATCTTCATATAACATCTGTAGATATAAATTTGCCATTGACACTTTTCCAGGAAGTTACAGTCCGTTCTAAAACAACTAGAGTTCCACGCGAAAAAAGCTTGTTTCATCGATTCCCTTTTTTACTGTCTGCGCTTGTACGATCATAAATACCAAGAGCACATACAAATAAGATCAGTCCAGCGATATATTAAACTCGCAATACTGCAAAAGAACCGTGAGTGTAGAAAACTTTAAGCtttttccaacgttttttTGCCTGACTTAATTGTAAGGAAAACGGATCGTTTGAGCAGTTGAGCCAAAAgagttaattttgtttttttattgttcaattattttgtagttatttTACATCCGCCatagattttaataatttagtaaaaacatttttcatcagAATTAAATAAGTTATACCTTAGTTGATGTTTGAACCTTGATTAAGATGCATAGAATGAAAACAGGTTTCACGATGTTGTTGTCTCTTCTTGCTATATTTTACTTCATGCTGATGTTTTGTCCAATAGCGCCTATACACGGGTAAGAAGAACATCATTATTGATTTAGACATCATCGTAAACTATAATCGTTTTTTTTATGATTACTTTGTCAATTCAATTATTCTAGAGTTTTTTAATGCTGTGcaactttattcttttattgatttattcAACATCAATGATAAAACATATTGATAACATCGTTTCtccattttcttttgtaaagagttagaaaatgaaaataaaataacaataaaaaaactaaaaacatgAGAACACTGAAATTCCAAACAAACTGTTATATCCTGTAGGTCATAAATAAGTATTTGTAGTTATTTAAccgcaaaaaatgacaaattttatgAACTAACGTTGAATATAGcctaaaataagttttaatgCCTGCAAAATTACTGCATGCTTTGAAATAGTTTTCCAGTGATTTTAAGGGTACTTTTCAGGATCCTGTAAGCTATAGTTACttttaaagtttataaacaaaaacaattttaaatgaGCTACATTTTACCCAATACTTACTGTTATACTGTAATTTTTAGAAATCCAATTCATAAGAGAAGAAACTTGTTCGAGTTCCATTCGTCGTTGGAAGGCCCGAAAAGCAGCGATATTGACAATATCCCCGTAAATAGCTTGTCACCATACTATGAAAATGGCGGGCAATCAAAGGAATCAGTGGATTCggaaaatttcgttaaatcAAAGCTTCTTGATTACATGCTTCCAAGAGACCTATATGAGCCATTTCTTGACCAGTAAGGCTCTACCATAGAGTTCAAAAATTCTCGCTCTATTTGCACAGtgcaaaatttacacaaaaagtgtgttgaaaattttacaaacaatatGGGTATATTGCATAAAACCTACTCTATAGTAGATGTTATAAAAGTGTGCGCAATGACGGAAGCGTTTAAAATATATGCAATATGTTCACAGAGAGAACACCTTTTCGCCTAATTTGGTCAAGAAACAAGATGGTTATCCCTATCGGTCATATCAAACGTGGGCTAATAAACCACTACAAATTAATCAAGAAAGCGGCAGGTGATGTATATGCAAAAATCGATAAACGTTTTTATGGAGCGTTGGCAGGTTTTTAAAGAAAGCTCATACTCAATCAAGCAAAATTGTTCATGTGTTATTTCGCTTTCTATCCACACATGTTGATAGCTTTAAAAATAACGCACATTTACAATTCAGAAATAagttttgcatattttattttttgtaaagtcTTTATTTTGCGCCTTGCAGTTTCAACCCATACCTTGCAGCACTCATGCCTCCTGCATCGAAGCGAGAGAGCACAATGTTATACAATAACATGTAAGTTACTTTTTGATACCTAGTTTACAGGCGTTTCCAACAATGCAAAATATCTctcattttaaatatttaaaatttacaagctggcttaaattaaaatagttGTTTATAACTGTTTTTCTGCAGGTTTGCAAACTCGAGACGGCACCGATATTGGCAATTACAACAACAAATCTTGCAGTCCTTAATAAATTcgaaaaaacgaaaatcatAAAAGCAAGCAGAGGCGTAACTGttattattaacaaataaCAACTGTTATTGgcagcaaatttttaaaaatcagtATTTGCTGGGATTTGTAGATGATGCACAtttatttttctctttttccaAACAGTTCATAAATAGGAGTAATGAGAAAATTTTCAGATGTCAGttttaatacatttaaaaaagtacTTCTTGTATTCTACGTAAGAAAGTTTGTTGTGTTTCTTTAGTATTCCACCACAATGTAACGATTTTAAAAAGGCGTTGAcgactgattaattatttttggttttaacCATGTGAATGGAAATCAACAACTCTGAAAACCGTatgttatttgtgtatttGTGCTGGCCAGACTGAGTCAACAGTTCTGCATGCTTGCTTACTAATGTAAAACATGCCTTTGGCTCATCTACGCAACAAATGATCAACcaattgtttgaatttgttgtttgtttttattgcagtgaCTAATACGTTGTGCTGCTTTTAGTACATGTTCAGCGCTTAATTTggtcatttttgtttattttttaggaTCAAAGGTTAGCAATTCCTTTTAAATTTGCATAGGTAAACACAGTTTAGATactttaacataaaacaataaatttaaagcGAACACAAAGTATTTTCAAGTATTTTACTTTATAATTGAAGTTATTTCATAGAAAATATCTGCATAAGCCATTATAC includes the following:
- the LOC143458720 gene encoding uncharacterized protein LOC143458720, with the protein product MHRMKTGFTMLLSLLAIFYFMLMFCPIAPIHGNPIHKRRNLFEFHSSLEGPKSSDIDNIPVNSLSPYYENGGQSKESVDSENFVKSKLLDYMLPRDLYEPFLDQENTFSPNLVKKQDGYPYRSYQTWANKPLQINQESGSFNPYLAALMPPASKRESTMLYNNMFANSRRHRYWQLQQQILQSLINSKKRKS